The Streptomyces spororaveus genome includes a region encoding these proteins:
- a CDS encoding 2-phosphosulfolactate phosphatase, whose protein sequence is MNHRFVSIPELTDVPRVAVVVDVMRAFTVAAWAFSRGAERIVLASSEGEALALKESRPGWLALKDGAPAAGFDTVNSPGLVRSLGLTGRTVVQKTTAGTVGALAVASAPLVLCASFVVAGATARFLKTEGSGPVTFVVTGDAGRASEDLACAEYIGRHLDGGDVEVAPYLHRARTSRAAADLSDGVRRGYQGVHPDDVDLCLEVDTFSFAMVARQEDSLTVLRPAAVPDGSADAG, encoded by the coding sequence CGGGCCTTCACCGTGGCTGCCTGGGCGTTCTCGCGTGGCGCCGAAAGGATCGTCCTGGCCTCGTCGGAGGGTGAGGCACTGGCCTTGAAGGAGAGTCGTCCGGGTTGGCTGGCTCTGAAGGACGGCGCTCCGGCAGCGGGCTTCGACACGGTGAACTCACCCGGTCTGGTCCGGTCGCTCGGTCTGACGGGTCGCACGGTGGTGCAGAAGACGACGGCCGGAACGGTCGGTGCCCTGGCCGTCGCGAGCGCGCCGCTGGTCCTGTGCGCGAGTTTCGTCGTGGCCGGCGCGACCGCGCGGTTCCTGAAGACGGAGGGATCCGGGCCGGTGACGTTCGTCGTCACCGGCGACGCAGGCCGGGCCTCGGAGGACCTGGCCTGCGCCGAATACATCGGCCGGCATCTCGACGGAGGCGATGTCGAGGTGGCCCCGTATCTCCACCGTGCGAGGACCTCCCGGGCGGCCGCCGACCTTTCCGACGGGGTGCGACGCGGATACCAGGGGGTTCATCCCGATGATGTCGACCTCTGTCTGGAAGTCGACACGTTCTCCTTCGCGATGGTCGCCCGCCAGGAAGACTCTCTGACCGTGCTGCGTCCCGCCGCGGTGCCCGACGGATCAGCCGACGCCGGCTGA
- a CDS encoding Rid family hydrolase — protein MTAKITRINPEQLHETPGYHHITVVETGRTAYLAGQCPLDRSGSLVGSGSLEVQVDQVVANALAALAAVDAEPEHVVRSVVYVRSDDRDVLGVAWRRLTDSALGAAFTTASTLLGVAQLGFTGQLIEVDLTAALPD, from the coding sequence ATGACTGCGAAGATCACTCGTATCAACCCCGAGCAGCTGCACGAGACGCCCGGCTATCACCACATCACCGTGGTGGAGACCGGCCGTACGGCCTACCTGGCGGGGCAGTGCCCTCTCGATCGGAGTGGTTCCCTCGTCGGTTCCGGATCGCTTGAGGTCCAAGTCGACCAGGTGGTCGCCAACGCACTCGCCGCCTTGGCTGCGGTCGATGCCGAGCCGGAACACGTGGTGCGCTCGGTGGTCTATGTGCGGAGCGACGACAGAGACGTACTGGGCGTCGCTTGGCGTCGGCTCACCGACTCGGCCCTCGGGGCGGCGTTCACCACCGCCAGCACGCTGTTGGGTGTTGCGCAACTCGGCTTCACGGGACAGCTCATCGAAGTGGACCTCACCGCGGCGCTGCCCGACTGA